The genome window GGATGTAGTCCTTCGGATTGGGAAATCCGACAGAGAACCGGGCGAGCCATGGACTCCCCTTCATGGAGAAGTAGTCACCGGCGTTGAGGGCTGCTGCGTGAACACGAACCAATACATCGTTCTCCTCGACCCGCGGCTTGTCTACCGTCTTGAGCTCGAGGAGGTCGGGTGAGCCGTAGTGATTCTGGACGATGGCTTTCATAGTCTTTCTCCATACGGTTGAGGTGACTACGGGCCAACGGCCTCAAACCCCGGCCTACCGCAAAGACGAGCTACCCCGCCCCTCCCGACACCTACGCCGCACCCCAGGCCGTCTCGCCCTCCCGCCAGGACACCCCGTTTGGGCCACAACTACCAGCCCACGGGGCGAGACGGCCGGGACGGTGCGGCGGGCCACCTGGGCTTGCGGCCCGAACGGGGTGCGGTGAGGACATCGGGACGATGTACGCGCCTCCCCAGTGTGCTGCTCGGCGCCTCGGGGTTGTATCCCTCATCCCTGGGCAGCGCTGAAGCCAAGGGTCCACCGCCGGGACTCACGGACTCAACGGCTGGCCGGCCCGTATGCACGTGGGACGACTTCATCGTGCCGCGTAGCCGAACCGCGCACAGGGTCAGCCTTGCGAAGCAGCAGCATTGATGATCACGGGTAGCTTGCCCTTCCACGCATCCCAAGCCCGCGGGTTCGCAACCAACTCACCCATGAAGTGCGCGACGTTCGCCATGTTGGTCTTGTCTGGAGCGAAGAGACTGCTGACAAGGGCCGCGTGCAGCGTGTACTTCGAGACGCCGCCCTCCTTGAGCGTGTCCGGACGCACCACAACCCACTGCACGAACGGATTGGCCAACCCGATGTTGCTGAAGAGGAAGTCTGCTGCTTGCTGGTTGTCCTTCGACGGAGGGACCAGGCGGCGGAGTATCCACACGACCGCCTTTTCGAACTTCCCACGACGCGTGTCGAGGCCTCCCGGGTGATTGACCGAGACGCTGCTCATGAGGATGAACTTGACCGGCTCTGAAGGCTGCAGCGT of Anaerolineales bacterium contains these proteins:
- a CDS encoding SDR family oxidoreductase; translated protein: CQAVISCLGHVPSFKGVFGPPRDLVTRATTRLCRAIETLQPSEPVKFILMSSVSVNHPGGLDTRRGKFEKAVVWILRRLVPPSKDNQQAADFLFSNIGLANPFVQWVVVRPDTLKEGGVSKYTLHAALVSSLFAPDKTNMANVAHFMGELVANPRAWDAWKGKLPVIINAAASQG